The following proteins are encoded in a genomic region of Labilithrix sp.:
- a CDS encoding molecular chaperone DnaJ: MNKPQEIELCGVCGGDGTIDNAWGQRAKCPSCHGNGKRRVDTGFHDVTKTKPSHHGVPTNRQGVVVKETKPTTPMGILLMNEVEKTALSADAKAKLVLEIYEHEASHGQVTKTFVKKLRKGAGIKAGG; encoded by the coding sequence ATGAACAAGCCCCAAGAGATCGAGCTCTGCGGTGTGTGCGGCGGGGACGGGACGATCGACAACGCTTGGGGGCAGCGCGCGAAGTGCCCGAGCTGTCACGGGAACGGGAAGCGCCGGGTGGACACCGGGTTCCACGACGTGACGAAGACCAAGCCTTCGCACCACGGCGTCCCGACGAATCGTCAGGGCGTCGTCGTGAAGGAGACGAAGCCGACGACGCCGATGGGCATCCTCTTGATGAACGAGGTCGAGAAGACGGCGCTCAGCGCGGACGCGAAGGCCAAGCTCGTGCTCGAGATCTACGAGCACGAGGCGAGTCACGGTCAGGTGACGAAGACGTTCGTGAAGAAGCTGCGCAAGGGCGCCGGCATCAAGGCCGGCGGCTGA
- a CDS encoding DUF3486 family protein produces the protein MSESAVYRYSLNFQSLARELRFVREMAQAAGRELDAIPDGADPGRLLVESLQALMFRARAQLAQSETVDEKTLESLTVSARNLAQAMKTNVDTEARIIDRAAKRAARVAAEVAREQGISETTIEMIKAQILGLTPATLRAP, from the coding sequence ATGAGCGAAAGCGCGGTCTACCGCTACAGCCTGAACTTCCAGTCTCTTGCGCGCGAGCTGCGGTTCGTTCGCGAGATGGCTCAGGCTGCCGGACGCGAGTTGGACGCCATTCCGGACGGAGCAGATCCGGGACGACTTCTTGTCGAGTCGCTTCAAGCGCTGATGTTTCGCGCCCGCGCTCAGCTCGCTCAGAGTGAGACGGTCGACGAAAAGACGCTTGAGAGCTTGACCGTGAGCGCACGTAACCTCGCTCAAGCGATGAAGACGAACGTTGATACGGAGGCCCGCATCATCGACCGCGCGGCCAAACGCGCTGCGCGTGTCGCTGCGGAGGTTGCGCGAGAGCAGGGCATCAGCGAAACGACCATCGAGATGATCAAGGCGCAGATCCTCGGGCTCACTCCGGCGACTCTCCGCGCGCCGTGA
- a CDS encoding cytochrome P450, producing the protein MERLRSLLGFPPRPDVPGPRSIVLCADAMIRRPLEFLTEISKEHGDVVRFPLLHNEVFLFNHPDAIEELVIARKDLLVKDWLTRELGVIVGKGLLLSEGALWKRQRRLVQPGFHRERIAAYADVMVRYAERATEGWEDGQTRDVHVDLMRLTLDIVAKTLFGVEVASVARRVEHCLEILAARFSGVGAVIPLAVPLPGNLRTKRAIAELDDIVYGIIRERRAGGDSGDLISMLIDASEGDEGEGGVMDDRQLRDEAITLLLAGHETTALALGYALHLLGRHPLALAKLRTEIDNVVGDRAATAADVPALEYADAAVREAMRLYPPAWAIGREATEPLTVAGIPVEKGAQLWAAQWVVHRDPRWFPEPERFDPDRWLTGPPIPKHAYFPFGGGPRVCIGNAFATMEMVLVLVTIARRFDLTPEREPKLVPSVTLRPQGGLPMLVRRRPPPA; encoded by the coding sequence GTGGAGCGCCTGCGCTCCCTCCTCGGCTTCCCGCCGCGGCCCGACGTGCCGGGCCCCCGCTCGATCGTCCTCTGCGCCGACGCGATGATCCGCCGGCCGCTCGAGTTCCTGACGGAGATCTCGAAGGAGCACGGCGACGTCGTCCGCTTCCCGCTCCTCCACAACGAGGTCTTCCTCTTCAACCACCCCGACGCGATCGAAGAGCTCGTCATCGCGCGCAAGGACCTCCTCGTCAAAGACTGGCTCACGCGCGAGCTCGGCGTCATCGTCGGCAAGGGCCTCCTCTTGAGCGAGGGCGCGCTCTGGAAGAGGCAGCGGCGCCTCGTGCAGCCCGGCTTCCACCGCGAGCGCATCGCCGCCTACGCCGACGTGATGGTCCGCTACGCCGAGCGCGCGACGGAGGGCTGGGAAGACGGGCAGACGCGCGACGTCCACGTCGACCTGATGCGCCTCACGCTCGACATCGTCGCGAAGACGCTCTTCGGGGTGGAGGTCGCCTCCGTCGCGCGTCGCGTCGAGCATTGCCTCGAGATCCTCGCCGCGCGCTTCTCCGGCGTCGGCGCGGTCATCCCGCTCGCCGTTCCGCTCCCGGGCAACCTCCGCACGAAGCGCGCGATCGCCGAGCTCGACGACATCGTCTACGGCATCATCCGCGAGCGCCGCGCGGGCGGCGACAGCGGCGACCTCATCTCGATGCTCATCGACGCGAGCGAGGGCGACGAGGGGGAGGGCGGCGTCATGGACGACCGCCAGCTCCGCGACGAGGCCATCACGCTCCTGCTCGCAGGTCATGAGACGACCGCGCTCGCGCTCGGCTACGCGCTCCACCTCCTCGGCCGCCACCCGCTCGCCCTCGCGAAGCTCCGCACCGAGATCGACAACGTCGTCGGCGATCGCGCGGCGACGGCGGCCGACGTGCCCGCCCTCGAGTACGCCGACGCCGCGGTGCGCGAGGCGATGCGCCTCTACCCGCCCGCGTGGGCGATCGGCCGCGAGGCGACCGAGCCGCTCACCGTCGCGGGCATCCCCGTCGAGAAGGGCGCGCAGCTCTGGGCGGCGCAGTGGGTCGTCCACCGCGATCCGCGCTGGTTCCCCGAACCCGAGCGCTTCGATCCCGATCGCTGGCTGACCGGCCCGCCGATCCCGAAGCACGCGTACTTTCCGTTCGGCGGCGGTCCGCGCGTCTGCATCGGCAACGCCTTCGCCACGATGGAGATGGTGCTCGTCCTCGTGACGATCGCGCGGCGGTTCGACCTCACGCCCGAGCGCGAGCCGAAGCTCGTCCCGTCCGTCACGCTCCGACCCCAGGGCGGCCTCCCGATGCTCGTCCGGCGTCGCCCGCCGCCCGCCTGA
- a CDS encoding ATP-binding protein, producing MDPTLNPFAPGAGAPPPELAGRDEVLASASLALQRAKAGRAAKSLMLLGLRGVGKTVLLNQIAEIAEAEALHALVLESPEHEPLADLLVPKLRALLLKLSRVEKTAHRARAALGVLRAFATAFKAKIGDVEFTVAPAVGVADTGSLEYDLPDLFFAVAETMREVDSVLVLCIDEVQYLGKTDLSALIVAIHKLAQKSMPFLFFGAGLPQVATLAGEAKSYAERLFDYPKIEALDPAGARDAIVKPLEREGVGISDHAVQRIVEETHAFPYFLQEWGFHVWNETETPPVNVTDVQRATVRARAALDESFFHVRFARLTERERDYARAMASLGPGPQRSGAIADVLGVPVTSAASLRNELIKKGMVFSPQHGETQFTVPMFDDFLRRAMPEWKPPKPARPPLTRKRTPKGRA from the coding sequence ATGGATCCGACGCTCAACCCCTTCGCGCCGGGCGCGGGCGCGCCGCCTCCGGAGCTCGCGGGGCGCGACGAGGTGCTGGCGAGCGCGTCGCTCGCGCTGCAGCGCGCGAAGGCCGGGCGCGCCGCGAAGAGCCTCATGCTCCTCGGCCTCCGCGGCGTCGGGAAGACCGTCCTCTTGAACCAGATCGCGGAGATCGCCGAAGCGGAGGCGCTCCACGCGCTCGTGCTCGAGTCGCCCGAGCACGAGCCGCTCGCGGATCTCCTCGTCCCGAAGCTGCGCGCGCTCCTCTTGAAGCTCAGCCGCGTCGAGAAGACCGCCCACCGCGCGCGCGCCGCCCTCGGCGTGCTCCGCGCCTTCGCCACCGCGTTCAAGGCGAAGATCGGCGACGTGGAGTTCACCGTCGCGCCCGCGGTCGGCGTCGCGGACACGGGATCGCTCGAGTACGACCTGCCCGATCTCTTCTTCGCCGTCGCCGAGACGATGCGCGAGGTCGACAGCGTGCTCGTCCTCTGCATCGACGAGGTGCAGTACCTCGGCAAGACGGATCTCTCCGCCCTCATCGTCGCGATCCACAAGCTCGCGCAGAAGAGCATGCCGTTCCTGTTCTTCGGCGCCGGGCTCCCGCAGGTCGCGACGCTCGCCGGCGAGGCCAAGTCGTACGCCGAGCGCCTCTTCGACTACCCGAAGATCGAGGCGCTCGATCCGGCGGGCGCGCGCGACGCGATCGTCAAGCCGCTCGAGCGCGAAGGCGTCGGCATCAGCGACCACGCCGTCCAGCGCATCGTCGAGGAGACCCACGCGTTCCCGTACTTCCTCCAGGAGTGGGGCTTTCACGTCTGGAACGAGACCGAGACTCCGCCGGTCAACGTCACGGACGTCCAGCGCGCGACGGTGCGCGCGCGCGCGGCGCTCGACGAGAGCTTCTTCCACGTGCGCTTCGCGCGGCTGACCGAGCGGGAGCGCGACTACGCGCGGGCCATGGCGTCGCTCGGCCCCGGCCCGCAGCGCTCCGGCGCGATCGCCGACGTCCTCGGCGTGCCGGTGACGAGCGCCGCGTCGCTCCGCAACGAGCTGATCAAGAAGGGCATGGTCTTCAGCCCGCAGCACGGCGAGACGCAGTTCACCGTCCCCATGTTCGACGACTTCCTCCGGCGAGCGATGCCCGAGTGGAAGCCGCCGAAGCCGGCGCG